From a single Rutidosis leptorrhynchoides isolate AG116_Rl617_1_P2 chromosome 5, CSIRO_AGI_Rlap_v1, whole genome shotgun sequence genomic region:
- the LOC139849215 gene encoding uncharacterized protein, translated as MWYDNLKKERQYEGKKTIKTWSKLKECMQKRFVPQAYKQDLYIQMNTLKQGSMNVVDYIREFEQLKICTNVKEAEEHTIARFIGGLNASIANQVEMQSLWTFESACKLAIQVEKRVKKKNNFKSYSKPVVLPMKGKSSMLPKHNEAASKAVKGKEHVVAGPKDDRRKCFKCHGFGHFQAQCPNQRALTLKEIEDLEGGFETEPVYDESDSEEFVAADIGEFLMVQRVMHSAETIEDKSQRENIFHSRCIVKVKVCSLIIDGGSCANAASTHMVEKLELISKKHPHPYKLQWLNQDSEITFTFIKPTEIPRVDHTAKNDKTLFMTQAEVDTELKHVYSKTKEEYLDHLRKESEQLRQYQLYAKLEKCDFFVSKVVFLGYVVFEEGISLDSSKVEAIRSWPSPSSITEVRSFHGLASSAQSSFESLKEKLSSTPILALPNFDILFELECDASDVGIGAVLVQGKIPVAYFIEKLNGSKLNYNTYDKEFYAIIPAVDHWSHYLKPRQFVFFSNQEALKYINGQHKLNPRHAKWVEFLQMYSFVSKHKAARVLGFSFVKELYEADPDFAPILNCSPVKSKRDYVEQDGFLFKGSRLCIPKDSIRELLFREAHGGGLADHFGINKTLEILNEHFYWPCMDKDVKAMINRCATCFQAKSTFTRVL; from the exons ATGTGGTATGATAATCTGAAAAAGGAAAGGCAGTATGAAGGAAAGAAGACAATCAAAACCTGGTCCAAGTTAAAAGAGTGTATGCAGAAGAGAtttgttcctcaagcttacaaACAAGATCTATATATACAAATGAATACACTCAAGCAAGGCAGTATGAACgttgttgattacatcagagagttCGAGCAGCTCAAAATTTGTACCAATGTCaaagaagctgaagaacacactatagcaagattcATTGGAGGCTTAAATGCTTCTATTGCTAATCAAGTTGAAATGCAATCTCTATGGACTTTCGAGAGTGCTTGCAAGCTGGCTATTCAAGTAGAGAAACGAGTAAAGAAGAAAAAtaattttaagtcttattccaaACCAGTTGTGCTGCCGATGAAGGGTAAATCATCAATGCTGCCTAAGCATAACGAGGCAGCATCAAAAGCAGTTAAAGGCAAAGAGCATGTTGTAGCTGGTCCTAAAGATGATAGAAGGAAATGCTTCAAGTGCCATGGATTTGggcattttcaagctcaatgtcctaaccagcgtGCTCTTACATTGAAGGAGATTGAAGATTTAGAAGGGGGTTTTGAAACTGAACCAGTATATGATGAGTCTGATAGTGAAGAGTTTGTTGCTGCTGATATTGGAGAGTTTTTAATGGTTCAAAGAGTAATGCACTCAGCAGAAACCATTGAAGATAAGAGCCAACGTGAAAAtatctttcattcaagatgcatAGTTAAGGTTAAAGTATGCAGTCTGATTATTGATGGAGGCAGCTGTGCAAACGCAGCAtctactcacatggtggaaaagcttGAGTTGATTTCGAAGAAGCATCCTCATCCCtacaaacttcaatggcttaaccaagACAGTGAG ATCACATTCACTTTTATAAAGCCTACTGAAATACCTAGAGTTGATCATACTGCTAAGAATGATAAAACTTTGtttatgactcaagctgaagttgatactgagttaaagCATG TGTACTCAAAAACTAAAGAAGAATACTTGGATCATTTGAGGAAAGAATCTGAGCAATTGAGGCAGTATCAATTATATGCAAAgctggagaagtgtgatttctttgtcaGCAAAGTAGTGTTTCTTGGATATGTGGTTTTTGAAGAAGGCATTTCACTGGATTCATCTAAGGTGGAAGCAATAAGATCATGGCCTAGTCCTTCTTCCATCACCGAAGTCAGAAGTTTTCATGGTTTAGCTTC TTCTGCCCAGTCATCATTTGAATCGCTGAAAGAAAAGTTAAGTTCAACACCTATACTTGCTTTACCTAATTTTGATATATtgtttgaacttgaatgtgatgcaagtgATGTTGGCATTGGAGCTGTGCTAGTGCAAGGAAAAATACCAGTAGCTTATTTCATTGAAAAGCTAAATGGGTCCAAACTAAATTATAACACTTATGATAAGGAGTTTTATGCCATCATTCCAGCTGTTGATCACTGGTCTcattatttgaagccaaggcaGTTTGTTTTCTTTTCTAATCAAGAAGCATTGAAATACATTAATGGTCAGCACAAACTAAATCCAAggcatgcaaaatgggttgaattcttgcagaTGTACTCCTTTGTGTCTAAACACAAGGCCG CTAGAGTTCTTGGATTCTCATTTGttaaggagttatatgaagctgatccagactttgctCCTATTTTGAATTGTTCTCCTGTTAAGTCCAAAAGAGATTATGTGGAGCAAGATGGTTTTCTATTCAAGGGCAGCAGATTATGCATCCCAAAAGATTCAATCAGGGAGTTGCTATTTAGAGAAGCACATGGAGGTGGTTTGGCTGATCATTTTGGGATTAATAAGACATTGGAGATCCTAAATGAACACTTCTATtggccatgtatggataaagatgtcAAAGCTATGATTAATCGTTGTGCTACATGCTTTCAAGCTAAGTCGACTTTCACAAgggttttgtga